The following are from one region of the Ischnura elegans chromosome 12, ioIscEleg1.1, whole genome shotgun sequence genome:
- the LOC124169003 gene encoding skin secretory protein xP2-like translates to MVARMILLALFVAAVSAAPQAAQYPAGVDPHTCPNYPNCDNVALAARAAGQHYAAPAPQHYAPAAPAPHYAPAAPQYAPAAPAAAAVLPAGVDGRACPNYPYCGPTPVEVPAPAHRGGYAAPAPVHQGGYAAPAPAHHGAYAAPTHHGGYAAPAPVHQGGYAAPAPAHHAAYAAPAHHGGYAAPAPAAHGAPAAAPQYPAGVDPHTCPNYPYCA, encoded by the exons ATGGTCGCCAGAATG ATCCTCCTCGCCCTGTTCGTCGCAGCTGTCTCCGCAGCACCACAGGCGGCGCAGTACCCCGCCGGGGTAGACCCCCACACCTGCCCCAACTACCCCAACTGCGACAACGTAGCCCTGGCCGCCCGCGCCGCCGGGCAGCACTACGCTGCACCGGCTCCCCAACACTATGCCCCCGCCGCACCCGCACCCCATTATGCACCCGCCGCACCCCAGTATGCTCCTGCCGCACCCGCTGCTGCAGCCGTCCTCCCAGCCGGAGTCGACGGCCGCGCCTGTCCCAACTACCCCTACTGCGGACCCACACCCGTTGAGGTCCCCGCACCCGCTCACCGCGGTGGATACGCTGCCCCCGCTCCCGTTCACCAGGGAGGTTATGCTGCACCCGCACCAGCTCACCACGGTGCCTATGCTGCACCCACGCACCACGGTGGATACGCCGCACCCGCTCCAGTTCACCAGGGAGGTTATGCCGCTCCTGCACCCGCCCACCACGCCGCGTACGCCGCACCAGCTCACCACGGTGGCTATGCTGCTCCCGCACCAGCCGCACATGGTGCTCCGGCTGCCGCTCCCCAGTACCCTGCCGGTGTCGACCCCCACACCTGTCCCAACTACCCATACTGCGCTTAA
- the LOC124169512 gene encoding histidine-rich protein PFHRP-III-like: protein MAAKITIALALCVASAIGSAIPHAAQYPAGVNPHACPNYPYCDNVAVAAHAAGHHGAVAPYAAPAYTAYGHHGAAVPGAAARYPAGVDPHLCPNYPYCGPTPAHVPGAAHHAGAWNGAHAGAWAGHHAGAWNGAHNHYDDGSYHGDDGSYHGEDDGSYHHDGRWDDGSYNQWDDGSYNHWDDGSYHGDGHHW from the exons ATGGCCGCTAAGATCACG ATCGCCCTAGCCTTGTGCGTGGCATCCGCCATCGGCAGTGCCATCCCCCATGCCGCCCAGTATCCCGCCGGAGTCAACCCCCACGCCTGCCCCAACTACCCCTACTGCGACAACGTTGCCGTAGCCGCACACGCCGCTGGACACCACGGTGCCGTTGCACCCTATGCCGCACCCGCCTACACCGCATACGGACACCATGGTGCTGCCGTTCCAGGAGCAGCTGCCCGCTACCCCGCCGGTGTTGACCCACACCTTTGCCCCAACTACCCCTACTGTGGACCTACTCCCGCCCACGTCCCAGGCGCTGCTCACCACGCTGGTGCCTGGAACGGTGCCCACGCTGGTGCCTGGGCTGGACACCATGCCGGTGCCTGGAACGGTGCCCACAACCACTACGACGATGGCTCTTACCATGGTGATGACGGCTCCTACCACGGTGAAGACGATGGTTCCTACCACCACGACGGACGCTGGGATGATGGATCTTACAACCAGTGGGACGATGGATCTTACAACCACTGGGACGATGGTTCTTACCATGGTGATGGACACCACTGGTAA